The Streptomyces racemochromogenes DNA segment CCGGTCCGGCGGGTAGTCCAGGGCGGCCAGGTGCCGGACCAGGCCGCCGATCACCCCGGCCTCCCGGTAGGCGGGCACCAGCACCGTGTAGAACGGCAGTTCCGCGTCCGGCAGCGGCGCGTCGTCCGCCACCGCGCGGGTGCGGCCGCGCCCCAGGCCGGCCCGCATGACCACCGCGTGCAGCAGGCTGTAGGCCGTCACCACCGCGCTGAGCAGAGCGAGTACGGCCATGGGGGCGGCCGCCAGCCCGGCCGTGGCGGCGGTGGCGACGACGGCCAGGGCCGCGAGCTGCCAGCGGGCGAAGCCGGACTTCGCCGCGAACTCCGGGTGCGTGCGGCCGAACCCGTCGGCCATGAGGTCGGCCACCGCCGCCGCGCGTCGCTCCAGGATCCGGTCCTGTTCCTCGGCTCCGGCCCGTGCCAGTTCCCCGGCCACGTCCGTGCCGACGGTCTCCGCCATGCCGCCCCTCCCCTCGTCCGCCTCCGCGTGCCGCTTCGATGATCGTCCGTACCGGCCGGGGGCGGGGGGCCGGGGTCCCGGCGGCGGGCGTCAGCGCCGCGTATGGACCGGGCCGGTCGCCGTCAGGGTCCCGTCAGGGGCGGGTCGCGGGGGCGCCGGTGCGGAGATGGTTCTCGGGTGGCGCCCCGGACGCCTCCCCGCGCCCGGGGCCCGGACTCCGTCCACGGTTCCTGAGGAGAGCCCCATGTGCCTGTTCCAGTACGACGACGACCCCGAGCCCGAGGAACGCGTCCCGGCCGGACTCCTCTACGTCCCCGTCCGGCCGGGAACGGCGCGGGTGGTGGTGCGCATGTTCCGGACCCCGCTGGGTGCGCGCACCGCGGTCGGGTTCACCGGCCCTGAGCTGCTGGCCGCCACGCTGGGTGCGGAGCAGCCGTGGATCCGGCTCTCCGGGCCCGCGCTGAGGGCGCTGGCCGAGCCGCTGGGGGTGGGGCTGCTGACCGTCGACCCGACGCTGACCGCTCCGGCGGTGTCCGGCGCGGCGACGGACGCCTCCTCCGGTGCCCGGACCGCGCCGGCCGCGCCGCGCGCCTCCTCGGCCCCGGCCGCCTGAGCGGGGGCGGGACGATGACCACACAGGTGGTGGCGCCGGCGTCCGGGACGGACGACCTCGGCGTCTGGCCGGCGTCCACCGACCGGCCGGCGCACGGCGCTCTGACGGTCGCCGGGGTGGAGCTCGCCGAGGTGGCGGAGCGGTTCGGGACCCCGGTGTACGTCCTGGACGAGGGGGAGGTGCGCGGGCGCTGCCGGGCGTACCGGGAGGCGTTCCCCGAGGCCGAGGTCTTCTACGCGGCCAAGGCGTTCCTCTCCC contains these protein-coding regions:
- a CDS encoding SAV_915 family protein, coding for MCLFQYDDDPEPEERVPAGLLYVPVRPGTARVVVRMFRTPLGARTAVGFTGPELLAATLGAEQPWIRLSGPALRALAEPLGVGLLTVDPTLTAPAVSGAATDASSGARTAPAAPRASSAPAA